A portion of the Thunnus albacares chromosome 5, fThuAlb1.1, whole genome shotgun sequence genome contains these proteins:
- the LOC122981934 gene encoding glycine-rich cell wall structural protein 1-like, which produces MGYQGHERVGGVPGARETGPGSGGRGLGTGGGPGGARGQEGPVRVGFSGRGPRGPGRAAGPGSGGRGLGTGGGPGGARGQEGPVRVGFSGRGPRGPGRAAGPGSGGRGLGTGGGPGGARGQEGPVRVGFSGRGPRGPGRAAGPGSGGRGLGTGGVPAGLGVRRGRLGSGSRAGGPGGPGLAAGPGSGGRGLGTGGGPGGARGQEGPVRVGFSGRGPRGPGRAAGPGSVGRGLGTGGGPGGARGQAWPVRVGFSGRRPRGPGRAAGPGSVGRGLGTGGVPAGLGVRRGRLGSGSPAGGPGAPVGQRARGRWGEG; this is translated from the exons atgggataccaggggcacgagAGAGTGGGTGGGGTACCAGGGGCACGAGAGA CGGGCCCGGGGTCAGGGGGGAGAGGGCTAGGCACCGGGGGGGGTCCCGGCGGGGCTCGGGGTCAGGAGGGGCCGGTTAGGGTCGGGTTCTCTGGCcgggggccccggggccccggtCGGGCAGCGGGCCCGGGGTCAGGGGGGAGAGGGCTAGGCACCGGGGGGGGTCCCGGCGGGGCTCGGGGTCAGGAGGGGCCGGTTAGGGTCGGGTTCTCGGGCcgggggccccggggccccggtCGGGCAGCGGGCCCGGGGTCAGGGGGGAGAGGGCTAGGCACCGGGGGGGGTCCCGGCGGGGCTCGGGGTCAGGAGGGGCCGGTTAGGGTCGGGTTCTCTGGCcgggggccccggggccccggtCGGGCAGCGGGCCCGGGGTCAGGGGGGAGAGGGCTAGGCACCGGGGGGGTCCCGGCGGGGCTCGGGGTCAGGAGGGGCCGGTTAGGGTCGGGTTCTCGGGCCGGGGGCCCCGGGGGCCCCGGTCTGGCAGCGGGCCCGGGGTCAGGGGGGAGAGGGCTAGGCACCGGGGGGGGTCCCGGCGGGGCTCGGGGTCAGGAGGGGCCGGTTAGGGTCGGGTTCTCTGGCcgggggccccggggccccggtCGGGCAGCGGGCCCGGGGTCGGTGGGGAGAGGGCTAGGCACCGGGGGGGGTCCCGGCGGGGCTCGGGGTCAGGCGTGGCCGGTTAGGGTCGGGTTCTCTGGCCGGAGGCCCCGGGGCCCCGGTCGGGCAGCGGGCCCGGGGTCGGTGGGGAGAGGGCTAGGCACCGGGGGGGTCCCGGCGGGGCTCGGGGTCAGGCGTGGCCGGTTAGGGTCGGGTTCTCCGGCCGGAGGCCCCGGGGCCCCGGTCGGGCAGCGGGCCCGGGGTCGGTGGGGAGAGGGCTAG